AGAAAAACATTTGACCGATGCAATTTACATGGTTAAATATGGAAGTAATAAACCTATAAAAGTTAATGGTGTAAAATATAATAGCTTAATGCCATCATCGGGTTTAACCGATACAGAATTAGTATTGGTTTTTAATTATGTGTTAAATTCATGGGGAAATCAATTAGGAACTGTTTCTTTAGAGCAGGTAAAATCAGTTCAACGATAACAGATACAGAAATTATAAAATATTACCATGTAAAAGAGATCAATTCTAACAGGATATTGATCTCTTTTTAATTGTTAACGGAAATTGTGTATTAATGTACACTAGATTTAATTAAATTATGTTCTTTTCTTAGCTTTTTGATACTCAAAACTTTAATTTCTTCTTCTCCAGTAATTTTATCTATTTTTCGTACTGCTAATTTACTTTTTTTCTTGTGCTCTGGGTAATGGCAGGTTTTATATTTTTTACCACTGCCGCAGTAACATTTTTCGTTGCGTTCCATTTTTACATAGTAGAAAGATTCTTCATCTTCAGACTTGAAGAAGTTTAAAAAACCGTCGAGTAATTTCTTCATTTTACAAGAGTTTTAGGATTAAATTTTGGGTTCTTTCAAGTTAATAAATATCTTGTAACGAAGCAATTAAAAACATTGTATTTTTTAGATAATCATGTTTATTATGATTTGTTTTAACCGTGTATACCTAAAATTTGTCCTCCATCTACGCTTATGCTTTGTCCGCTTATATAGCCCGATGCGGGAGAGAGTAGCCAAGCTGCCAGTTGCCCTAAGTTTTCAGGATTTCCCATTTTTTTCATGCGAATACTAGAAGTAATTCTGTTTTTTGCTTCCTCTGAGCTTATATTTTTTTGTTCAGCTTTTTTATCTAAAAGGCGATTTATAGCCGGTGTTTCGTGATATCCAGGACCAATAATATTTAAAGTGACTCCCGATTCGGCAATTTCTTGCGATAGTGTTTTTACGAAGCCAACTACCGAAAGACGAAGCGAGGTGCTTAAAACTAAATTTTCAATTGGTTGTTTTACCGATGAACTTTCCAGAAAAACCATTCTACCATAGTTTTCTTTTAACATTAAAGGAAGTAAAGATTGGCTAAGTTCTATTTTCCATCGCAAAAGCTGATAATATGCATTATCCCAATCACTAAGAGTGGTTTCCAAGGTTTTCATTGCAGGTGGTCCACCGGCATTAACAAATACACCCGAAAGTTTACGTGTACCTATTTTTTCTATCAGGCTATGTATATTTTCCGATTGGGTGATATCGGCACAATGCGTTTCTATGGCCGATGGATATTTGTTTTGTAAAGCAGTAAGTTGTTTTTTTCCGCGCGCAATGGCAATTACTTTTGCACCATCTTCAATAAGCTGAGATAGCACAGCAGCTCCAAAGCCCGATGTTGCACCACACACAACAAAAAGCTGGTTTCTAATATTTAAATCCATATAAAAATATTTTAGTTCTTATCTTAACTAAAATAATTCTTTAATGGACTAATAAAAAATCAATAAAGGAGTATTTATTTTAATCTACCAATTATTGTTTGTGAGCCGGTAACTTTTTGGTTTAAAGCAACATCAATTTTAGTACCTAAAGGCAGATAAAGATCTACTCTCGATCCAAACTTAATAAATCCTTCTTGTTCAGATTGTTTAACGCTTTCGCCTTCTTTTGCATAAGCAACAATTCGGCGGGCAACAGCTCCAG
This genomic interval from uncultured Marinifilum sp. contains the following:
- a CDS encoding SEC-C metal-binding domain-containing protein encodes the protein MKKLLDGFLNFFKSEDEESFYYVKMERNEKCYCGSGKKYKTCHYPEHKKKSKLAVRKIDKITGEEEIKVLSIKKLRKEHNLIKSSVH
- a CDS encoding SDR family oxidoreductase, whose translation is MDLNIRNQLFVVCGATSGFGAAVLSQLIEDGAKVIAIARGKKQLTALQNKYPSAIETHCADITQSENIHSLIEKIGTRKLSGVFVNAGGPPAMKTLETTLSDWDNAYYQLLRWKIELSQSLLPLMLKENYGRMVFLESSSVKQPIENLVLSTSLRLSVVGFVKTLSQEIAESGVTLNIIGPGYHETPAINRLLDKKAEQKNISSEEAKNRITSSIRMKKMGNPENLGQLAAWLLSPASGYISGQSISVDGGQILGIHG